Proteins found in one Nerophis ophidion isolate RoL-2023_Sa unplaced genomic scaffold, RoL_Noph_v1.0 HiC_scaffold_67, whole genome shotgun sequence genomic segment:
- the LOC133547138 gene encoding gastrula zinc finger protein XlCGF48.2-like has translation MCERRIAKYEEELCPTKEEDERQHQLLDAVFKKHHQVVLHRTDLDEEHLPREQEVEPQYPHIHKEEGVPHSQHIKEGGEEPQPPHIKEEDEKPQTHNVKLTLHIKGQAEDPLILHIKKEEEDSLTPNFKEEEEDQEPPQIKEEEEEKGISQPKWLEEFPVTGVPVKSEGDEVKGESEERGGGEPPSSSSTQHMTTEADGDHCGGSQADKLLAPLSDSEDTTSHSPDTDDEDSKDDKTCHTDNTHFTSSHSHKTFKYHSSLKLHIRSHTGEKPFSCSLCSKGFTQRQNLKVHMRTHTGEKTFSCTICSEGFVESRNLKKHMRTHTGERPFVCSTCGKGLADSNNLKRHMRTHTGEKPFSCSTCGKGFTQSQHLKRHMRTHTGEKPFSCSICGKGFTQSSSLKTHMRTHTGEKSHSC, from the coding sequence acctcgATGAAGAACATCTTCCTCGTGAGCAGGAGGTGGAACCACAGTACCCCCACATACACAAGGAAGAAggggtaccacattcccaacacatcaaagagggaggagaggagccacagcccccccacattaaagaggaagacgagaagccacagacccataatgttaaactgacccttcacattaaagggcaagcggaggacccactcatcttacacatcaaaaaggaagaggaggactcacTGACCCccaactttaaagaggaagaggaggaccaagagccgccgcagattaaagaggaagaggaggaaaagggcatcagtcagcctaaatggttggaggagttcccagtgactggtgtccctgtgaagagtgaaggtgatgaggtgaaaggtgaaagtgaggagaggggagggggggagcctccaagcagcagctcaacacaacacatgacaacagaagctgatggagaccactgtggaggatcacaagcagacaagctcttagctccactatcagatagtgaggacacaacgtcacactctcctgacactgatgatgaagactctaaagatgataagacatgtcacactgacaacactcacttcacatcttctcactctcacaaaacctttaaataccatagttCTCTGAAATTACACATAagatcacacactggagaaaaacctttttcttgttcactctgtagtaaaggttttacacaacgtcagaatttgaaagtacacatgagaacacacactggtgaaaaaactttttcctgtaCAATCTGTAGTgaaggttttgtagaaagtcgcaatttgaaaaaacacatgaggacacacactggagaaagaccttttgtttgttcaacctgtggtaaaggtttggcAGACAGTaacaatttgaaaagacacatgagaacacacactggtgaaaagcctttttcctgttcaacctgtggtaaaggttttacacaaagtcaacatttgaaaagacacatgaggacacacaccggtgaaaaacctttttcttgttcaatctgtggtaaaggttttacacaaagtagtagtttgaaaacacacatgagaacacacactggtgaaaaatcgcaTTCCTGttga